Proteins encoded together in one Pseudoalteromonas xiamenensis window:
- a CDS encoding peroxiredoxin C: MGVLVGRQAPDFTAAAVLGNGEIVDSYNLHANIKGKKAVIFFYPLDFTFVCPSELIAFDKRYEEFQKRGVEVIGVSIDSQFSHNAWRNTPVNEGGIGPVKYALVADVKHEICKAYDVEHPEAGVAFRGSFLIDEEGNVRHQVVNDLPLGRNIDEMLRMVDALAFHSEHGEVCPAGWTEGKAGMDASPAGVAKFLSENTDQL, translated from the coding sequence ATGGGTGTATTAGTAGGCCGTCAGGCACCAGATTTTACTGCTGCAGCTGTACTAGGTAACGGCGAAATCGTAGATAGCTATAACCTTCATGCAAATATCAAAGGTAAGAAAGCGGTTATTTTCTTCTACCCACTTGATTTCACTTTCGTTTGTCCTTCAGAACTTATTGCTTTTGACAAGCGCTACGAAGAGTTCCAAAAACGTGGTGTTGAAGTAATCGGTGTTTCAATCGATTCTCAATTCTCTCACAATGCATGGCGTAACACTCCAGTAAACGAAGGCGGTATCGGTCCAGTTAAATACGCTTTAGTTGCTGACGTTAAACACGAAATCTGTAAAGCATACGACGTTGAGCACCCAGAAGCAGGTGTTGCTTTCCGTGGTTCTTTCCTAATTGATGAAGAAGGTAACGTACGTCACCAAGTAGTTAACGACCTTCCATTAGGCCGTAACATTGATGAAATGCTACGTATGGTTGATGCACTTGCATTCCACAGCGAGCACGGTGAAGTTTGCCCAGCTGGTTGGACTGAAGGTAAAGCTGGTATGGATGCAAGCCCAGCAGGTGTTGCTAAGTTCCTATCTGAAAATACAGATCAGTTATAA
- the fadR gene encoding fatty acid metabolism transcriptional regulator FadR, whose amino-acid sequence MRIFKAKSPAGFAEEYIVESIWNGEFPPGSILPAERELSELIGVTRTTLREVLQRLARDGWLTIQHGKPTRVNNFWETSGLNILETLARLDEDRMPELTDQLLSARTNISAIYTRAAIKLNSQAVVEILGKHADVEDTAEAYADFDYQVHHNLAIAGNNKIYVLILNGFKGLYSKIGCHYFADTRTRQLAREFYTDLMGLAERGEHDGAISLMRKYGHRSGEIWQQIRSDLPSDIMDN is encoded by the coding sequence ATGAGAATTTTCAAAGCGAAAAGCCCAGCTGGATTTGCTGAGGAGTATATAGTTGAATCTATCTGGAACGGTGAATTTCCGCCTGGTTCTATTCTACCTGCAGAGCGTGAGCTCTCTGAACTTATCGGCGTAACTCGCACGACTTTAAGAGAAGTACTTCAACGTTTGGCACGTGATGGTTGGTTGACAATCCAACATGGTAAACCAACGCGTGTAAATAACTTCTGGGAAACTTCGGGTTTAAACATTTTAGAAACTTTAGCACGTCTAGATGAAGACAGAATGCCAGAGCTTACTGATCAGTTACTCTCCGCACGTACCAATATTAGTGCTATTTATACGCGCGCAGCGATTAAATTGAATTCGCAAGCAGTAGTTGAAATCTTGGGTAAACATGCTGACGTAGAAGACACAGCAGAGGCGTACGCGGATTTTGACTACCAAGTACACCACAACTTAGCAATCGCCGGTAATAATAAGATCTACGTATTGATTTTAAATGGTTTTAAAGGTCTTTATTCCAAAATTGGTTGTCACTACTTCGCGGATACACGCACACGCCAACTAGCACGTGAATTCTATACGGATTTAATGGGGCTTGCTGAGCGAGGTGAACATGACGGTGCTATTTCACTGATGCGTAAATACGGTCATCGAAGTGGTGAAATTTGGCAGCAGATCCGCAGTGACTTGCCAAGCGACATCATGGACAATTAA
- a CDS encoding YebG family protein gives MAVVIKYVVERDGVERMTFTSKKEADAYDKMLDIAESLETLLQKVDVPLSEQQVESLALEIAKRKEEFSSVLKGSTPVEKKPAKSSAKVTELNKQAG, from the coding sequence ATGGCTGTTGTAATCAAATATGTGGTTGAAAGAGACGGAGTAGAACGTATGACATTCACCAGCAAAAAAGAGGCTGATGCCTACGATAAAATGTTGGATATTGCTGAGTCATTAGAAACCCTACTCCAGAAAGTAGACGTTCCTTTGAGCGAACAACAAGTGGAGTCACTTGCCCTCGAAATTGCAAAACGCAAAGAAGAATTTTCTTCAGTGCTTAAAGGCAGCACGCCTGTAGAGAAAAAACCAGCAAAATCCTCTGCAAAAGTAACTGAATTGAATAAGCAAGCGGGTTAA
- the dsbB gene encoding disulfide bond formation protein DsbB — protein sequence MAWLKTLPYERKAWLILALTAFLLECCALYFQYGMGLEPCIMCIYQRTAVLGLLAAGLLGAVNPDNLGCRIVGFATWGISSIWGFQIAREHIAMQNTDDPFAFTCDRFPNFPEFMPLHEWLPNFFAATGDCGNIDWMFVGLSMPGWMEILFALYSALFIAVLGFHLFNLKKV from the coding sequence ATGGCTTGGCTAAAAACCCTTCCCTACGAACGTAAAGCTTGGTTGATACTTGCTTTAACGGCATTTTTACTTGAGTGCTGTGCACTCTATTTCCAATATGGAATGGGACTTGAACCCTGTATTATGTGTATCTATCAGCGCACAGCTGTATTAGGTCTATTAGCTGCGGGATTACTTGGTGCCGTCAATCCAGATAACCTAGGTTGCAGAATCGTAGGTTTCGCTACATGGGGCATTTCTAGTATTTGGGGTTTTCAAATAGCTCGTGAGCATATCGCGATGCAAAACACAGACGACCCTTTTGCTTTCACGTGTGACAGATTCCCGAATTTCCCCGAATTCATGCCATTGCACGAATGGCTGCCTAATTTTTTCGCAGCAACGGGTGATTGCGGAAACATTGATTGGATGTTTGTAGGTTTGAGCATGCCAGGCTGGATGGAGATCCTTTTTGCCCTGTATAGCGCCCTGTTTATTGCTGTGCTTGGGTTTCATCTTTTTAATTTAAAAAAGGTTTAG
- a CDS encoding GAF domain-containing protein gives MISAYLNNAKINIDVKSVELALDALNQFLAEPSNNQAPVWTYRIPELGEGGACSLFGALQDEPFLLESELPKNKDNNDALADLQKIVFFIEQKTNVDWFGIYQARSTSEGPQLLKLAYLGAPSRPLFPLTPEFAQISNNVQVGLSGKARIINDVETYVASGGEYYTCDPKVSAEVCLPLFNEEQQCIGIIDAEAFQTEFFTEAMLAFFVAVCIKIPHYLPR, from the coding sequence ATGATTTCAGCCTACTTAAATAACGCTAAAATAAACATCGATGTTAAATCAGTTGAACTCGCGCTCGACGCATTAAATCAGTTTCTTGCTGAACCAAGTAATAATCAAGCACCTGTATGGACTTATCGTATACCTGAACTAGGAGAAGGTGGAGCATGTAGCTTATTCGGTGCATTACAGGATGAGCCATTCTTACTCGAGTCAGAGCTTCCAAAGAATAAAGATAACAACGACGCACTTGCGGACCTTCAAAAGATTGTATTTTTTATTGAACAAAAAACAAATGTAGATTGGTTTGGCATCTATCAAGCGCGAAGTACGTCTGAAGGCCCGCAATTACTTAAATTGGCTTATCTAGGCGCTCCAAGTCGGCCATTATTTCCGCTAACACCTGAATTTGCTCAAATAAGTAATAACGTTCAAGTTGGTTTGAGCGGGAAAGCTCGTATAATCAATGATGTAGAAACTTATGTAGCGTCGGGTGGTGAATATTACACCTGCGACCCTAAAGTCAGTGCAGAAGTGTGTTTACCGTTATTTAATGAAGAACAACAGTGTATTGGAATTATCGACGCGGAAGCATTTCAAACTGAGTTTTTTACTGAAGCGATGTTGGCATTCTTCGTCGCGGTATGCATTAAAATTCCTCATTATTTACCGCGTTAA
- a CDS encoding ComEA family DNA-binding protein, with product MNLIKVITLFFILSTLQPLFPVMANEQETISDSSQIQPLKINLNTADLIMLTQLPGIGEKKAQAILDKRLELGEFNNLDDLLLVKGIGPKLVDKLRGVVEL from the coding sequence ATGAACCTAATTAAAGTTATTACCCTATTTTTTATACTAAGTACGTTGCAACCCTTGTTTCCAGTAATGGCGAATGAACAAGAAACGATTTCGGACTCATCGCAAATTCAGCCGCTCAAAATAAATCTTAATACTGCAGATCTCATCATGTTGACTCAGTTGCCGGGTATCGGTGAGAAAAAAGCACAGGCGATTTTGGATAAGCGTCTTGAGCTTGGTGAATTTAATAATTTAGATGATTTACTCTTAGTGAAAGGAATAGGACCGAAATTGGTTGATAAACTAAGAGGGGTAGTTGAATTGTAA
- the smrB gene encoding endonuclease SmrB, with protein MNEKDLSPEFEDEFSLFRDAVDGVKKIKQDTVQFKRNAVRFQGNVVEEQERQHAAEFYFSDDYIPDIDTNATINFVREGADRYLAKQLRRGDIAPELILDLHGLNKESAKRELAALIHACKRHHYYCACIVHGIGERVLKHKVPQYLVQHPDVLAMHQAPLEYGGRGAVLILIDLPEQPSFR; from the coding sequence ATGAATGAGAAAGATTTATCCCCTGAGTTTGAAGACGAATTTTCGCTTTTTCGCGATGCTGTAGATGGCGTTAAGAAAATCAAGCAAGATACTGTGCAATTCAAACGAAATGCTGTCCGATTTCAAGGCAACGTTGTTGAAGAACAAGAACGTCAGCATGCCGCTGAGTTCTATTTCTCTGACGATTACATCCCAGACATCGATACCAACGCCACCATTAATTTTGTCAGAGAAGGGGCGGACCGATATCTCGCAAAACAGTTGCGCCGTGGTGATATTGCGCCAGAACTGATTTTAGATTTACATGGTCTGAATAAAGAATCAGCGAAACGTGAGCTTGCTGCACTAATACATGCCTGCAAACGACATCACTATTATTGTGCTTGTATCGTACACGGCATTGGGGAACGCGTCTTAAAACATAAAGTACCGCAATATTTAGTTCAACATCCTGACGTCCTAGCCATGCACCAAGCTCCGCTCGAGTATGGTGGCCGAGGTGCGGTTCTGATCCTTATCGACTTGCCTGAACAACCCTCATTTAGATAA
- a CDS encoding amino acid aminotransferase, which translates to MFSALKPLPTDPILGLMAAFKQDTNPNKIDLGVGVYKDEQGNTPVLRAVKKAEAFRLENETTKSYIGLAGNLDFCQKMESLLLGEHKALLANRVRTAQTPGGTGSLRVAAEFIKRCNTNATVWVTTPTWANHISLFEAAGLGVKEYPYYDYENKDLLFNEMIDTLKSVSKGDVVLIHACCHNPSGMDLNAEQWKVFAELAKDVGFTVLVDIAYQGFGTSLDADAAGLRLLADTVDELIICSSCSKNFGLYRERVGACSIISENAATADVSNSVLLSVVRSIYSMPPAHGADIVATILGSNELTQEWHQELDEMRGRINEFRGLIKTRLAEAGVEQDFSFIERQHGMFSFLGLNKEQIERLKTEYAIYMVGSSRVNVAGISHGNMDYFVNAMVNVLK; encoded by the coding sequence ATGTTCTCAGCACTCAAACCGTTACCGACAGATCCAATCCTCGGCCTTATGGCTGCTTTCAAGCAAGATACTAACCCAAATAAGATTGATTTGGGTGTAGGCGTTTATAAAGATGAACAAGGTAATACGCCAGTTTTGAGAGCCGTGAAAAAGGCAGAAGCATTTCGTTTAGAAAATGAAACAACCAAGTCTTACATCGGTCTTGCTGGTAATTTAGATTTTTGTCAAAAAATGGAATCGTTACTGCTAGGTGAACATAAAGCACTACTGGCCAATCGTGTTCGCACAGCTCAAACGCCAGGTGGTACGGGGTCTTTACGAGTTGCTGCTGAGTTTATTAAACGTTGTAATACCAATGCGACCGTATGGGTGACTACGCCGACTTGGGCAAACCACATCAGTTTGTTCGAAGCTGCAGGTCTTGGTGTTAAAGAATATCCTTATTACGACTATGAAAACAAAGATCTTTTGTTTAACGAAATGATTGACACTTTGAAGTCAGTTTCAAAGGGTGATGTAGTATTGATTCATGCTTGCTGCCACAACCCAAGCGGTATGGATTTGAATGCTGAACAGTGGAAAGTATTTGCAGAGTTAGCAAAAGACGTCGGCTTTACAGTACTTGTTGATATTGCTTATCAAGGTTTCGGTACTAGTTTAGACGCTGATGCCGCTGGCTTGAGATTGTTGGCAGACACAGTCGATGAATTAATCATTTGCTCATCTTGTTCAAAGAATTTTGGATTGTACCGTGAACGCGTTGGTGCATGTTCAATTATCAGCGAAAATGCAGCAACAGCCGATGTTTCTAATTCAGTATTGCTAAGCGTTGTTCGCAGTATTTACTCAATGCCACCGGCACACGGTGCGGATATTGTTGCGACAATTTTGGGTAGTAACGAACTGACTCAAGAGTGGCATCAGGAGCTAGACGAGATGCGCGGTCGTATCAACGAATTCCGTGGTTTAATTAAAACACGTTTAGCTGAAGCTGGTGTTGAACAAGATTTCTCGTTCATCGAGCGTCAACACGGTATGTTCTCATTCTTAGGTTTGAATAAAGAACAAATTGAAAGATTAAAAACGGAATACGCCATCTATATGGTCGGTTCAAGCCGTGTAAACGTTGCGGGTATTAGCCATGGCAACATGGATTATTTCGTCAATGCAATGGTTAACGTTCTAAAATAG
- the prmB gene encoding 50S ribosomal protein L3 N(5)-glutamine methyltransferase — MSEFQLNEAQEQEALTELLTIQDWLRWTASQFTSHGIFFGHGTDNAWDEAVSLVLPILNLPIDAPKEITSARITTTEKQRLLSYIRERIENRTPVAYLTNQAWFAGLPFYVDERVLVPRSPFAELIDKKFSPWLEEPQSVTRVLDMCTGSGCIAIALAHAFPEAQVDAVDISFEALAVAEANINEYLMLDRVYAIQSDVFSGLPGQKYDLIVANPPYVDEEDIADMPEEFHHEPMLGLASGSDGLDVTRKILQEAALHLNDGGLLFVEVGNSMIHMEEEFPGAPFSWIEFERGGLGVFVITKEDLLSYFND; from the coding sequence ATGAGCGAATTCCAACTAAATGAAGCTCAAGAGCAAGAAGCGCTGACTGAATTACTAACAATTCAAGATTGGCTGCGCTGGACTGCGTCTCAATTTACCAGCCATGGTATTTTTTTCGGACACGGTACCGACAATGCGTGGGATGAGGCGGTGAGCCTTGTGTTGCCCATTTTAAACTTGCCCATTGACGCGCCTAAAGAAATAACCTCCGCACGTATTACAACAACAGAGAAACAGCGTTTATTGTCATATATTCGAGAGCGTATCGAAAATCGTACACCTGTAGCCTATTTAACAAACCAAGCGTGGTTTGCAGGATTACCTTTTTATGTTGATGAACGTGTGTTAGTACCTCGTTCGCCTTTTGCGGAATTGATTGATAAGAAATTTAGTCCTTGGTTAGAAGAACCACAAAGTGTCACACGAGTTCTCGATATGTGTACGGGCTCTGGTTGCATTGCTATTGCACTGGCCCATGCTTTCCCTGAAGCGCAAGTCGACGCGGTAGACATTTCATTTGAAGCGCTAGCGGTTGCGGAAGCAAACATCAATGAATATTTGATGCTTGACCGTGTTTACGCGATTCAATCAGACGTCTTTAGTGGGTTACCTGGTCAAAAGTACGATTTAATCGTCGCGAACCCGCCATATGTTGATGAAGAAGATATCGCCGACATGCCAGAAGAGTTCCATCATGAGCCAATGCTCGGACTTGCTTCAGGGTCTGACGGTCTTGATGTAACCCGCAAAATACTCCAAGAAGCCGCGCTTCATTTGAATGACGGCGGTTTACTGTTTGTCGAAGTGGGTAATTCTATGATACATATGGAGGAAGAATTCCCAGGGGCGCCGTTCAGTTGGATTGAGTTTGAACGAGGTGGCCTTGGCGTGTTCGTGATCACAAAAGAAGACTTATTGTCTTATTTTAACGACTAA
- a CDS encoding ATP-binding SpoIIE family protein phosphatase translates to MRILVVDDQPLNCTLLRAMLEQQRYDVVVATNGREAVEIVENDQIDIVLLDVMMPVMDGFEAAPLIKKLAGEVYLPIIFITALEDHASFEKCLAVGGDDFIHKPFDRIILSAKIKAHARTRKLSQETNEQKKVLEYHYNQVEREHEIVEHIFKNALNEQGAYPEHVDFHLSPASMFNGDMFLLAKSPMGGLYCMLGDFTGHGLAAAVGALPASRVFYTMVNKGMSISDIAYEMNALLYNLLPGHMFCAATIMELSESGKSLSLWLGGLPDAYLIEHDGTLVRTIESQHMAMGILSESEFERNLLHLEVSPSMRILIATDGVIETENDVGQFYGDERLKALIKSRNSISTGDIVDSVRAFSCSELQQDDLSISILNCLPFPNREDSEVNYSQLSFNLSLSLNAEQMRSTDPVLELVDMLSQVDGLEAHRSNFFLLLSEAYNNALDHGVLGLDSSIKDKEEGFWEFYSLRADALKDLSEAKIVISVRYDPEKLSVIFKLCDSGTGFEQSCGDIHNMGREHGRGVGLLREIADQVNYNQSGNEIEMIYSLK, encoded by the coding sequence ATGCGTATTTTAGTGGTTGATGATCAACCGTTAAATTGCACATTACTCCGCGCAATGTTGGAACAACAACGGTATGACGTTGTTGTTGCGACAAATGGTCGTGAAGCGGTTGAAATCGTCGAAAATGATCAAATTGACATCGTGTTACTAGATGTCATGATGCCAGTAATGGATGGCTTTGAGGCTGCACCTTTAATCAAAAAGCTAGCAGGCGAAGTTTATCTACCCATCATTTTTATAACAGCACTTGAAGACCACGCTAGCTTTGAGAAATGCCTTGCTGTGGGCGGTGATGATTTTATACATAAGCCGTTTGACCGAATTATACTTAGCGCAAAGATAAAAGCACACGCCCGTACTCGGAAATTAAGCCAAGAAACGAATGAGCAGAAGAAAGTGCTCGAATATCACTACAATCAAGTAGAACGAGAGCATGAAATCGTAGAGCACATTTTTAAGAATGCGCTAAACGAACAGGGTGCATATCCAGAACACGTTGACTTTCATTTATCTCCAGCATCAATGTTTAATGGCGACATGTTCTTACTAGCAAAGAGTCCAATGGGTGGGCTTTATTGCATGCTGGGTGATTTCACCGGTCATGGCCTAGCCGCTGCTGTCGGCGCTTTACCGGCATCTCGCGTCTTTTACACTATGGTCAATAAAGGCATGTCGATAAGTGATATCGCCTATGAGATGAACGCGTTGCTTTATAATCTGTTGCCTGGCCATATGTTTTGCGCCGCAACGATCATGGAACTAAGTGAATCGGGCAAGAGTTTGTCATTGTGGTTAGGTGGATTGCCTGATGCTTATTTGATAGAGCACGATGGAACGTTGGTTCGAACTATCGAATCCCAGCATATGGCGATGGGAATTCTAAGTGAAAGTGAATTCGAACGAAACTTGCTTCATTTAGAAGTTTCTCCATCAATGCGTATTCTCATCGCAACGGACGGAGTAATCGAAACAGAAAACGATGTGGGGCAATTTTACGGTGACGAACGTTTAAAAGCACTCATTAAGTCGAGAAACTCTATATCTACCGGGGATATTGTTGATTCGGTGCGGGCGTTTTCTTGTTCGGAGTTACAACAAGATGACTTAAGCATTTCGATATTAAACTGTTTACCTTTCCCAAACAGAGAAGACAGCGAAGTTAACTATTCACAATTGTCATTCAATTTAAGTCTTTCATTGAATGCGGAACAAATGCGCAGCACAGACCCTGTACTTGAGTTAGTCGATATGTTATCTCAAGTCGACGGGCTTGAAGCCCATAGATCAAATTTCTTTTTGCTACTTTCAGAAGCATACAATAATGCACTTGACCACGGTGTTTTGGGGTTGGATTCATCAATCAAGGACAAAGAAGAGGGATTCTGGGAATTCTATAGCCTTAGAGCTGACGCGTTAAAGGATCTTAGCGAAGCAAAAATTGTCATTTCTGTTCGATACGATCCTGAAAAACTATCCGTTATTTTTAAGCTATGCGATTCGGGTACTGGCTTTGAGCAAAGTTGTGGTGATATCCACAATATGGGTCGCGAGCACGGTCGAGGAGTAGGCCTGTTAAGGGAAATCGCAGACCAAGTTAACTACAACCAGTCTGGAAACGAAATAGAGATGATATATTCACTGAAATAG
- a CDS encoding STAS domain-containing protein, translating to MSLSTSASSDGKTLTIQIRGKFDFNLVQSFRQAYAELRSGTEKVVIDLRETDYMDSSALGMLLNMKKTLGESVSSIHITNCRPQLKKILQISRFDKKFEID from the coding sequence ATGAGTTTGAGTACTAGTGCATCGTCGGATGGTAAAACGCTGACAATCCAAATTCGTGGTAAGTTTGATTTTAATTTGGTGCAATCATTCAGACAGGCCTATGCAGAGCTTCGCTCTGGCACGGAAAAGGTTGTTATTGATTTGCGTGAAACAGACTATATGGACAGTTCGGCTTTGGGTATGCTGCTCAATATGAAAAAAACATTAGGTGAAAGCGTTTCATCTATCCATATAACAAACTGTCGACCGCAACTAAAGAAAATTCTACAGATATCGCGTTTTGATAAAAAGTTCGAAATCGACTGA
- a CDS encoding stress response translation initiation inhibitor YciH gives MSDSRLVYSTDMGRIKQLEEVDTPEIKLFKDGFIRIERQTKGRKGKGVMLVVGIDPAEHDLKQVAKSLKSKMGQGGAVKEGLIEIQGDDRDKLKGLLEGLGFKVKLAGG, from the coding sequence ATGTCTGACTCTCGCCTCGTTTATTCAACTGATATGGGACGCATCAAACAACTTGAAGAAGTTGACACGCCTGAGATTAAGCTATTTAAAGATGGGTTCATCCGCATTGAGCGTCAAACAAAAGGACGTAAAGGTAAAGGAGTGATGCTTGTTGTCGGGATAGATCCTGCCGAACATGATTTGAAGCAAGTCGCTAAGTCACTTAAAAGTAAAATGGGCCAAGGTGGTGCCGTTAAAGAAGGTCTGATTGAAATTCAGGGTGATGACCGAGACAAATTGAAAGGTTTACTTGAAGGGCTTGGTTTCAAAGTGAAACTGGCAGGAGGTTAA
- a CDS encoding response regulator, translated as MNHISPEDLFLLLIEPSLTQRKVIVKELNGEGIFNIDFADSIASTLEALEQRTPDLIVSSLHMPDGSATELLSTLKAHDLWHQVPFMLVSSETRREQLEIFKQSGVVAILPKPFTKAHLGKAINATLDILAPQELQLELYDVQDIRILLVDDSRLARNHIRRVLTNLGAQYITEAEDGAEALAILEEQLFDLIVTDFNMPEVNGQELTERIRASDRHSHIPVMMVTSEANDAHLATVSQSGVNALCDKPFEPETVKRLLFQLLEQ; from the coding sequence ATGAATCACATCTCACCCGAAGATCTCTTTTTATTGCTTATCGAACCCTCTCTCACTCAGCGAAAAGTCATCGTCAAAGAACTCAATGGTGAAGGCATTTTCAACATTGACTTCGCAGACAGTATCGCATCTACATTGGAAGCTCTTGAACAACGTACACCTGATTTGATCGTTAGCAGCTTGCACATGCCTGATGGTTCTGCAACTGAATTGCTATCAACACTTAAAGCTCATGACCTTTGGCATCAGGTCCCGTTCATGTTGGTTTCCAGTGAAACGCGACGAGAGCAATTGGAAATATTTAAACAATCTGGTGTTGTTGCAATTTTACCAAAGCCATTTACAAAAGCGCATTTGGGGAAAGCGATAAATGCCACACTTGATATACTCGCGCCTCAAGAGCTTCAACTTGAACTGTATGATGTCCAAGATATTCGAATATTGCTCGTTGACGACTCTCGTTTGGCTCGTAATCACATTCGACGCGTTTTAACGAATTTAGGTGCTCAATATATCACCGAAGCTGAGGATGGTGCTGAGGCACTCGCCATTCTTGAAGAACAGCTTTTTGATTTAATCGTTACTGATTTCAATATGCCTGAAGTCAACGGTCAAGAACTCACTGAAAGAATTCGAGCGAGTGATAGGCATAGCCATATCCCAGTGATGATGGTAACGTCGGAGGCCAACGATGCACATCTTGCTACCGTTTCACAATCAGGAGTCAATGCGTTGTGTGACAAACCTTTTGAACCTGAAACTGTAAAAAGACTTTTATTTCAATTGCTTGAACAGTAA